The Paralichthys olivaceus isolate ysfri-2021 chromosome 2, ASM2471397v2, whole genome shotgun sequence genomic interval CCCAATATACATGtattctcttttcctttatCTTCATAACAACAAAATgcctaaaagtaaaaaaaaaaaaaagaagaaaatggttAATTtgcaattttagttttttttcctcatctaaAACCGGAGCTTTgatgattctttttctttcacacaatCAATAATGGCAAAGTAAAAACGGTTTTAACAAAGTAAAtcaaaaatactgtaaaaacataaacatgtctAAATGGTCCCGGGCAAAGATGTGTAGGCAGCTCTCAGGTGAGGCGCAGAAAAATGCAGATTCAattgaaataacttttaaatgcaacagaatgaaaacagataAGTAAATATTCTGTGTTTGTAAAGCGCTCACACATATAATGCATCTATGGACAGCAccttttctatgaggggcaattcagggttcagtgtcttgcccaaggaaacttcggcatgcagatggggaagactggaaTAACACAACCCACCACAGCCATAGCCGCCCCTGTTATCTGAGTCAGGAAATCAGAAGTGTGTCCCCCTCAGGAAACGATTATTAGAAAGTAACACGTTTTTAATGCACATTAGGACTAAAAAGCCTCATTCCTTTTCCTCTGCCTGAAGAAGATAAACTGAAAGAAGTGTAAGAGATCAAggaatgtgacatttatttccTAAAGCCCTATCACAtctcaacatttaaaacaaaagatttaATCTAAATAAGCTTCTTATAAACTCATAGAGAACATAGTGTCATGTAGTGATTCAGGGGCCGAGGTTAATGACACCTGGAAATGTAAGTTAGGAGTTGAGTTACGTCCACAAACGAATGAATTTATTTTCAGCCATCTCATTTGGGAAAAGTCTAAGGGACTGAAATTACGCGTATGCTAAGTTCATCACAAAAAGCATTTGGTTGGAGCCCTGGTCAAACGGCAGAAATCACACTGGTCCAATGTGAAGATGAATGAGAGTGAAATCCAGCTGTGATCTTCAGTCTGTACAGAATATGTAACAAAACGCTTTCATCAATGAGAGCACGTTGGTGATTTCTCTGAACTCCTGAttgaaacagttttattttatttttaaaaaccacCGTGATCTTGACAGTGGTTGATTTTCATTGTAGCAGTTCTTCCCAGGAAATAGGTTTGGAGAAGACCTCCCGCTCCAGCCAGAGGTCATAGTTCATTTGGAAGTCCTCAGGCAGGTCCACGCGCTGTCCCAGAACACTTTGCAGACAGTTGTCCACGGGCAGGAAGTCTGGGTTGATGTGGCTTTTGTCGTAGCGGCGACTGTTGAAGCGCTCGATGTTTGCCCGCAGAGCGCACTCCTCGGCCTGGAAGTCCCAGGGACGAGCGTCTAGATCTGCTCAGGGAGAGACAGCAATCAAGCAATATTGTATTAGAAATCTTTATTCCCTAATATCGGCATCTGAAAATCCTAATCAGTCAGACATCAGCAATCATAGTACTTTCCTAAAGCTTTAGTTTAAATAGTAAGATTCTTAtttaggaaaataaaagacaaagaaaaccaacatggcttatttggttttaaatacCTAAACAATTATTCAGAAGAGTTCCCAGTTGACCACATACAACTGGAAATGTTCTGCAACTCCAGCTGAGCTTCAATCATCATTGAATTTAAACACCAGCATTTAAACTTTCTGATGTATTGTTCATGTTCACACTCACCGTTTCCGTACGCCCAGTCATCGTTGAGGCGATGTCGGACCTTCTGATAAATGGCGGACATGGTCTTCATGTTGCTCTTCCTCCACTGACGTCCCAGGTATTTGGTCTGCACTTTGAGCAGTTTGAGGACGTAGAGCTGCATCATAGCCTGCTTGACCTTCAGCGCCCTCTTCAGGATGGGAGCCGATTTGAACACCACCAACATCTgggaatgaaatgaaagaagttGAGAAATACACCCTTAAAATGTAAAGACATGATTCATCTGTCATGGTAAAACTGTGGTGAAGTGGCGTCACCATTGTTCTGGAGTGTTTCCACTTGGTCAGTTTGTTGAGAATCCTCAGCAGGTTGATACAGGAAAACAAATTCCTCCAGCAAAACTGATTGTTGTCTCCCGCTTCCTGAGAAAAGATCCACATTACAATTTACAAGTTTGACACGAGGAGTCACACAACACTGGGTTTAACCAGATGGTGAAAACTACAAAACATCAGAAATACAAAAACTTACCAGACTCTCTGCTGTTAACTCCGGCAgctcatgcacaacacagtgtgGAAAGTCCAGTACTGAAATGCTGTCAGGGTTAAAAGAcagtaaatgtaatttaaaagaaTTCAAGCACATTTCACTGCCATTAATTATCAATAAGGTTCATGATTTTTGAAGTACCTATTCTTTGCAGTGATATAAGACATAATGTTCTGGTTGAAGAACTTCAGAATGAGGGGGATGCAGTTGGCGAACACCAGGTGTTGAGCCATGTATTCAAActatgaaaacaacacacagacacacagtattCAgcaaaaagtaaagaaaattaaatcaaagtgaaataaatatgattCCTTTGCTTTGATATTTTTGAACACGTAAATATTCATTAGTCACACAACTGTGAACTGTTTGTTAGCATGAGTGTGACATCTGTACCTGGTAGATGTGGTTGagtttgaagtgtttgagaagcagcagcaggattgCAGAGATGGCCTTTACGATGATCTCTTTGTGCCGATTGACATCAACACCAAGTTTCATGCTTTGCAGCACGGTGGTTCTGCAGAGTCAGATAGAAGAGATAAGTAAAAGGCCAGGTGAGAATCTATTGAAATAGCTGTTGAACCTGTTTAAAGACATCTTCACTTACGGCATCTCCTCTGGCAGCACGTCCGCCAGGATGTTAATGGAGTCGGTTTTGGCTTTGGAGGTTGGAGCTGCTGCAAGCAGGATCTTCAGAAGAGCGATCTGATATTGAGGGAGACACACCATGTGTCAGTCAATACTTCAGGGAGAGATAATAATATATCATGATGGGTAATTATATGTATCACATTGAGTAGTTATATACATGTATTCAAGTAactcactttgttttatttgaatttaccAAACTAGAGTCCGAGTAATAATTGTGTGTTAAGTATCAAACAGTACAATGAACAGTTTTTAGTGATTGTGAGTGATCCATATTAGCATCAATTAAATTGTCTGAGAAGAGTACTGTGGAGAATATTACCTTTAAGTTGACAAGCACTTGTGCACCATGTGTTACTTTTAAgtcattaaacactgtgtgCACCATTTTCAGTAACCATCTCTTGTTCACAGCTTTAGTTGTCCCAGTTTTAGCATGACCATTGTTTGAAATAATAACACATTGTTATCGCGTTGAAACTAAGGATGATACACTGAGCATGATGTGCAAGAGAAGATAAAACATAACTGGAGATAGGTAGAGTTGGGGACACGAGGCTCAAGGTAAAGATGGTACCACGTCGTCAAAGGAGGGACCAAGCAAGAAGCGGCTAGTGCTCATTGGTTTTTTCAAGTGCCAAGAGGCCAGGACTGAGCCTGTGCACCAACAAGGGAGAGCTGAGTCTAAACCATGGCTATTCCCCGCCCTTATTAATCACGTTAATTCTCATGTTACAAAAACTGTGTGATGCCAAATGTACGGGACGACTTTTCACGATTCTGGGTGACTTAGAGCCAGGTTGTGTGAGGATGCCCATAGCTATGTAATACCTTTTCATTGTTTGGTAATAAATGTTCATTGATTTTACACGAATTGACTCTTCTCGTATCTCGGGAAAAACAAGCGTGACAGTACCGAGCCTCAGACACACTGACCATGTACTGAGGCAAACTGGGTAGAATTCCCTGATAGAGTAACTCTGTGGCgcacatctccacctcctcttcaccctggagaaaaacaaagcaaaaaccaAGAAActtgaaaaaactgaaaaatattttagGACACAAAGGGTAAATTTCTCATATGTGAAGTTAGTGTATTCTATCGTTTATTCCAAAAAACATGCTTATAACTACAAAACAGTGTAATTCACGTCAAATTAATGAACTGCATTATGAAAGTGAATGGTTTTTGTTTCCACTTACACCAGACAGAGGGGTTTTCTGGAACTCTTCCTCCTTTGCAATCTGTATCTCAGCAATGGACACATACttgtgctgaaaaaaaaaaaaaaaacttggtaAATGTATGTCCTGGATTACTATAGCTATAAAACATTCTGATGCTATTCTCTTGGTAAAGCATGATTCATGAAATACTGATGTAAAAATGATGTACCTGCTTTAATGTCTTGATGCTCTCATGAATTGGCCTGGGTAAGCCAACAACCGTATCTGTATCACTGCAGGACCGGCACATTAATAACAGTGTTTTCATACATTATTCAGGACATAGAGAATACAGTAAGAGTTGGTTCTGTTCAGTGTACAAAAAATGAACTGCTGTTGTTTGTAGCCAACGCACAGCTAACTTACCTCCCGAGTGTGTAACCAATGAATTTACTTCTACTAGATTCCAGGAAATTTTCAATGTCTTTCTCCCTGTGGGAGAAAAGACGACTGtgtcaaaaccaaaaaaacatccTCAAAAGGTTTTCTAGATTTGTTTCCGTGAGAAAGGAATAAGGAAATGATCTTCCTTTAAATTTCCTTCACAACTCAAAAGTTATTCCAAATGCAGGATTACTTTTCAGTAAGACTTAAGGGTACCTGACTTTCGGAGCCCACGGCAGACCTTTGGGGAAGGAGACCCTCTCTGATGGAGGGTGGGGTATCGGCGGAGGCATCACCTCGTCCCTTTCGAGCGGGAAAGTCTCTGCTTCTAAAGAGTTGTCGTTGTCGTCGCTGTCATCCTCATCCTCGCGAGAGTCGTCGGCCTTGTAAGGGTCCTTTTCATTGAAAGCATCCAGATTGTCCTGTTTGATCAGAGCCTGCACAACAAGTCAGACTGTTGAAATTGACCGTTTATTGAACCCTTCAACTCTGTTCAATGTGACTTTTTTCACACTATGGAGAATGGATTGGATTGATTCAATCTTTGTGTCATGTTGCTTTAACATCATTTCCATGTGGGGGATGTCATTAAAAACGTTTTGACTTATACCTGCGCGCCAAAGGATTCACACTATTTTGTCGAAGCAGTGCATCTCCTGAATGTGTCGGATCATGGGCCATTAAGCACTGAATAATTAAAGTAGTATGCTTAAAATATCCTTAAACACTGTGACAGTGaattccatgttttttttaactgagaATGTATGAGAGGTTAAGAGATTGAAAGATGCTCTTTACAAATTTGAATATCACAAtcagacaaaaaacacattccACTTGTAGGAAGCTTTAATCCACAATATGTTAGATCTATGAGCAGGAAGCAGCAGTAATCACTACCTTGTGTTCACGGCGTGCCCGCTTCTGTTGCTGCTCTATAAGGTCAGATGCTGATGCAGGAGGAGAAGCCGCCCTCATGCTGCGTATAACTCGTATGCAGTCCTCCGGAAGAGGCGGTAGACCCAGCTCCTCGCGCTTACGAACCTTTATGCTTTGGAGCTGCTCAAACCCTCCGAGTGTGAACTGAAGAGAACACAGGAGGTTTTTTAATGTCTCTCGACTACAGATTTGACCTTTTTGTTGTAGGATAATCAGATTTAGAGTCAACAGTCATGAAAGGCAGATTCACATCTCTTACCAGTATGCTCTTCCACAACAGTAACAACACTTTCTTCATTGGGAAGTGGGGGGCGTGTCCACTGCAGAACTTGGTAACCATACCAAAGAGCATGACCGAAATGGGTTCGTTGTTGAAAAGAGAAGATCCTACATTCGAGAAACAGAGTGGAATTAATTTATATGGTAGATTTTGTTCATGCCCATAACACTACTACAGCTTTTAATAGTCTGATGAAATGTACCCAGCTCTGCTCTGAAGGTTTCCCTGATGATTTTCCATTCAGGTCTGTCAGTCGGGTCATCCTGTTGGATTGTCTCCACAATGAGATACATTATGTTGAGCAGCACTCTGAGGTCTGTGCTGTCCGCGAGGGATATGGCTGGTTTTCTCACAGCACTACTACAGGCAGCGCTGTTACTGCAAGACAGAAAATGGATCATACAAGAAATTAGTTTCACC includes:
- the strip1 gene encoding striatin-interacting protein 1 homolog; the encoded protein is MDVSGNHSGNGGGLPVNNRQRAMLPNKSRGEFTRNPRKDSEGMSESPDLEFEYADTDKWAAELSELYSYTEGPEFALNRKCFEEEFRTHVSDKKWTDLDEAQHRAHAMRLLDGLEVIAREKRLKVARAILYMAQGTFAECSSEAEVQHWMRYNIFLLLDVGTFSALVELLNMEIDNSAACSSAVRKPAISLADSTDLRVLLNIMYLIVETIQQDDPTDRPEWKIIRETFRAELGSSLFNNEPISVMLFGMVTKFCSGHAPHFPMKKVLLLLWKSILFTLGGFEQLQSIKVRKREELGLPPLPEDCIRVIRSMRAASPPASASDLIEQQQKRARREHKALIKQDNLDAFNEKDPYKADDSREDEDDSDDNDNSLEAETFPLERDEVMPPPIPHPPSERVSFPKGLPWAPKVREKDIENFLESSRSKFIGYTLGSDTDTVVGLPRPIHESIKTLKQHKYVSIAEIQIAKEEEFQKTPLSGGEEEVEMCATELLYQGILPSLPQYMIALLKILLAAAPTSKAKTDSINILADVLPEEMPTTVLQSMKLGVDVNRHKEIIVKAISAILLLLLKHFKLNHIYQFEYMAQHLVFANCIPLILKFFNQNIMSYITAKNSISVLDFPHCVVHELPELTAESLEAGDNNQFCWRNLFSCINLLRILNKLTKWKHSRTMMLVVFKSAPILKRALKVKQAMMQLYVLKLLKVQTKYLGRQWRKSNMKTMSAIYQKVRHRLNDDWAYGNDLDARPWDFQAEECALRANIERFNSRRYDKSHINPDFLPVDNCLQSVLGQRVDLPEDFQMNYDLWLEREVFSKPISWEELLQ